A window of Primulina huaijiensis isolate GDHJ02 chromosome 9, ASM1229523v2, whole genome shotgun sequence contains these coding sequences:
- the LOC140983973 gene encoding uncharacterized protein has translation MEAADSGRYRPRKSRRRCICLSATAATVIGLLLLFLILGLTVFKPKDPIINVDSVALAGLDFSIDITNLRVHVNVTLNITVTVKNPNRVGFQHDTSTAFLRFRGHDVGQALVPSGKIGARHSSNMNITLTLFADRVASDPDFYNDAISGKLPFQTYIRLPGKARLIFNIHVVAYATCDLVIDVFTQAVASQTCHYKTKL, from the coding sequence ATGGAAGCAGCAGACTCCGGAAGATACCGCCCGAggaaatcaagaagaagatgtATATGTTTATCAGCAACCGCCGCGACAGTGATCGGCTTGCTTCTGCTGTTCCTAATTCTTGGCCTCACTGTATTCAAGCCCAAGGACCCCATCATCAACGTCGATTCCGTGGCACTCGCGGGCCTGGATTTCTCCATTGACATAACCAACCTCAGAGTGCACGTCAACGTCACACTTAACATCACCGTCACCGTTAAAAACCCGAACCGGGTTGGCTTCCAGCACGACACCAGCACCGCATTTCTCCGATTCAGAGGTCATGACGTTGGACAGGCGCTCGTTCCCTCCGGGAAAATCGGCGCTCGACATTCAAGCAATATGAATATCACACTCACGTTATTTGCCGATCGCGTCGCCAGCGACCCTGATTTCTATAACGATGCCATCTCCGGTAAGTTGCCTTTCCAGACTTACATCAGGCTTCCTGGAAAAGCCCGATTGATATTCAATATTCATGTCGTAGCCTACGCTACTTGCGATCTGGTGATCGATGTCTTTACTCAGGCTGTTGCTAGCCAGACGTGCCATTACAAAACTAAATTGTAG
- the LOC140984422 gene encoding grpE protein homolog 2, mitochondrial-like yields the protein MSATRITTRFSRITLAWYRNSPLLFCSGDRKYVSTFSDRLICFHGQVELRHQSMLHFSAMKSYQWLRFSSSSSPQVTEETAQSGIGLENKTDTEAITSANDGSDHSEAPVSDGKAESGVPVESVSEISETSKRRRKHTKRIAFSDSDSDSDLEPDLSRDDLVKLLTEKEHLLFSKQEELDKMKDKVLMTFADMENVKDRTRRESENAKKFAIQNFAKSLLDVADNMGRASFAAKESFSKIDASSDTSGAVQQLKILLEGVEMTEKQLSEVFKKFGLEKYNPTDEEFDPNRHNAVFQVPSFSKPVNHVAVVLKAGYMLHDRVIRPAEVGVTVAINEEAEVGSQP from the exons ATGTCGGCGACCAGGATAACTACTCGATTTTCGAGGATCACGTTGGCTTGGTACCGTAACTCGCCGCTCCTCTTCTGTAGCGGTGACCGGAAGTACGTCTCCACCTTCTCTGATCGGTTAATCTGCTTCCATGGTCAG GTGGAATTGCGCCACCAGTCAATGCTACATTTTTCAGCCATGAAGTCCTATCAATGGTTACGGTTTTCATCTTCTTCATCTCCCCAAGTGACCGAGGAGACTGCTCAATCTGGAATTGGACTAGAAAATAAGACAGATACTGAGGCCATCACCTCTGCAAATGATGGTTCTGATCATTCAGAAGCACCAGTCTCTGATGGAAAAGCTGAATCAGGTGTTCCGGTAGAATCTGTCTCTGAAATTTCCGAGACTTCCAAGAGGAGGAGGAAGCATACTAAAAGAATTGCTTTCtctgattctgattctgattctgatttGGAGCCTGATCTTTCAAGAGACGATCTGGTGAAACTTTTGACAGAGAAGGAACACCTTTTGTTTTCGAAGCAGGAAGAGCTGGATAAAATGAAGGATAAGGTTCTGATGACTTTTGCAGACATGGAGAATGTGAAGGACCGTACAAGGCGTGAGTCTGAAAATGCGAAGAAATTCGCCATTCAG AATTTTGCGAAAAGCCTTTTGGATGTGGCAGACAATATGGGAAGGGCTTCTTTTGCTGCAAAAGAGAGCTTTTCAAAAATTGATGCATCATCGGATACATCTGGTGCTGTTCAACAACTCAAAATACTCCTTGAAGGTGTTGAAATGACCGAGAAACAGTTATCCGAG GTGTTTAAGAAGTTTGGACTAGAGAAATACAATCCTACAGATGAGGAGTTCGATCCCAACAGACACAACGCAGTGTTTCAAGTACCCAGTTTTTCAAAACCAGTGAACCATGTTGCAGTTGTTCTGAag GCAGGTTATATGCTGCATGACAGAGTTATAAGGCCAGCCGAAGTTGGTGTAACTGTGGCAATTAACGAGGAAGCTGAAGTAGGATCCCAGCCCTGA
- the LOC140984423 gene encoding uncharacterized protein: MEGFGSRQSRASSRYGSSSATPVFSGPVRKWKKQWVSSRPTNTSGNNRNDGPPLLLCRWTPLSTAADETRKRRFRYTPIVPIQKGDTESVEKLMNEDKLNERNQTRGFRNGSDASNGDISTEETQELSEDQSDSNAGDGLFSKEKKKNDH, translated from the exons ATGGAAGGTTTTGGTTCGAGACAGAGCCGGGCGTCTTCAAGGTACGGTTCCAGCTCTGCGACGCCGGTGTTCAGCGGTCCTGTAAGAAAGTGGAAGAAGCAGTGGGTCAGCTCTCGTCCCACGAACACCAGTGGGAATAACCGTAACGACGGGCCTCCGCTCCTCCTCTGCCGCTGGACCCCACTGTCCACCGCAGCTGATGAAACCCGGAAACGCCGCTTCCGATACACTCCG ATCGTTCCAATCCAAAAGGGGGACACAGAAAGCGTTGAAAAGTTGATGAATGAGGATAAATTAAACGAAAGGAATCAAACGAGAGGCTTCAGGAATGGTAGTGATGCTAGCAATGGAGATATCTCCACCGAGGAAACTCAG GAACTAAGCGAAGATCAGTCTGATTCAAATGCGGGAGATGGCTTGTTCTCcaaagagaaaaagaagaatgaTCATTAG
- the LOC140984963 gene encoding upstream activation factor subunit UAF30-like, protein MLPQGMKKAITDHPKKVANLIDLVNLPSTLREFMGQSQSSQLNCFRYVWSYIKLNNLQDPSDKNIVNCDQKLKNILLGKSKVELTELPVLIRLHFPKQPK, encoded by the exons ATGCTGCCGCAGGGGATGAAGAAGGCTATTACAGACCACCCTAAGAAGGTTGCGAATTTGATTGACCTTGTAAATCTGCCTTCCACATTGAGAGAATTCATGGGTCAGTCTCAGAGTTCCCAATTGAACTGCTTTAGGTATGTGTGGTCGTATATCAAGCTGAACAATCTTCAG GATCCAAGCGATAAGAACATTGTGAATTGCGATCAGAAGCTGAAGAACATTCTGCTGGGAAAGTCTAAGGTCGAACTTACTGAACTTCCTGTGTTGATCAGGTTGCATTTCCCGAAGCAGCCCAAGTGA
- the LOC140984962 gene encoding uncharacterized protein has protein sequence MSETGAAVTPPEMVVTEQQIAEELTSLLRDVNAFTSLNGVVQQLETKLRVDLNQKIDFIRSQIHHFLLMQSQPHNQQQDSFSLHETPKFNPVSSPRFAPNAIVHQSSVDYGFGSPLPSPLLSSQLPPPPSVKTPSVPTANTSAKESVPVVRKRRGGPGGLNKLCGVSPELQVIVGQPTLPRTEIVKQLWAYIRKHTLQDPNNKRKIICNDELRLVFDTDCTDMFKMNKLLAKHIIPLEPTKQKAQYSKIPKADVESGSKRDDPVPIVLISEALASFFETDEREMSQAEVLRQMWEYIKLNQLEDPSNAIVITCDAKLQGLLGCESISALGIPETLSRLHLSKKS, from the exons ATGAGTGAGACAGGAGCAGCAGTAACGCCGCCGGAAATGGTGGTGACGGAGCAGCAAATAGCGGAGGAGCTGACGTCCCTCCTCCGTGACGTCAACGCCTTCACATCTCTAAACGGTGTCGTTCAGCAGCTGGAGACGAAATTGAGGGTGGATTTGAATCAGAAAATCGACTTCATTCGTAGCCAGATCCACCATTTCCTTCTAATGCAGTCGCAACCTCATAACCAGCAGCAGGACAGTTTTTCCCTCCATGAAACCCCCAAATTTAATCCCGTTTCGTCTCCACGCTTTGCCCCAAATGCCATCGTTCACCAGTCCTCGGTGGATTACGGTTTTGGTTCGCCGCTCCCATCTCCGCTACTTTCCTCCCAGCTTCCACCACCTCCGTCAGTGAAGACACCTAGTGTTCCAACTGCCAACACCTCCGCCAAAGAAAG TGTTCCAGTTGTGCGAAAAAGAAGAGGTGGTCCAGGTGGCTTGAACAAACTGTGCGGTGTTTCTCCTGAGCTTCAAGTCATTGTTGGACAACCTACCTTGCCAAGGACTGAG ATTGTGAAACAGTTATGGGCTTACATAAGGAAACACACCCTTCAAGATCCCAACAACAAAAGGAAGATAATTTGCAACGACGAGCTCCGTTTGGTATTTGATACGGATTGTACTGACATGTTCAAGATGAATAAATTGCTTGCTAAGCATATAATACCGCTTGAGCCAACAA AACAGAAAGCACAATATAGTAAGATACCCAAGGCTGATGTGGAATCTGGGAGTAAACGTGATGACCCCGTTCCTATTGTGCTGATATCTGAAGCTCTTGCCAGTTTCTTCGAAACTGATGAGCGGGAAATGTCACAAGCAGAAGTATTAAGGCAGATGTGGGAGTACATAAAACTTAACCAACTCGAA GATCCTTCGAATGCGATAGTGATCACATGTGATGCAAAATTACAAGGTCTTCTTGGATGTGAAAGCATTTCAGCCCTGGGGATACCCGAGACATTATCTCGACTTCACTTATCTAAGAAATCATGA
- the LOC140984988 gene encoding indole-3-acetate O-methyltransferase 1-like — protein sequence MASKRDNVVVSNMKLEKMLSMKGGKGEASYVNNSQAQGQHARSMLHLLRETLDGVRPSSAPDSSFVVADLGCSCGSNTIYMVDAIIKHMSKRYEEMGDGMPEFSAFFSDLPSNDFNTLFQLLPPYGGVSMEECLASDTCRSYFAAGVPGSFYRRLFPAKFVDVFYSAFSLHWLSQVPDVVLDKRSTAYNKGRIFIHGANESTAVAYKKQFQTDLAAFLSSRSREMKRGGAMFLVCLGRTCPDPTDQGGAGLLFGSHFQDAWDDLVQEGLISSEKRDNFNIPVYAPSLEDFKEVVEADGSFSINKLQVFKGGSPLVVNHPDDEAEIGRALANSCRSVSGVLVDAHIGDKLSDELFSRVASRATSHANELLDQLQFFHIVASLSLA from the exons ATGGCTTCCAAGAGAGATAACGTCGTTGTTTCTAACATGAAGCTTGAGAAAATGTTGAGCATGAAAGGAGGCAAAGGTGAAGCTAGCTACGTGAATAATTCTCAGGCtcag GGGCAACATGCTCGATCCATGCTACACCTTCTGAGAGAGACCCTCGATGGCGTGCGGCCGAGCTCGGCGCCGGATTCCTCCTTTGTGGTGGCGGACCTCGGTTGTTCTTGTGGGAGCAACACGATATACATGGTGGACGCCATCATAAAACATATGAGTAAACGATACGAGGAGATGGGGGATGGGATGCCGGAGTTCTCGGCGTTTTTCTCCGATCTCCCTTCCAATGACTTCAACACACTCTTCCAACTCCTCCCACCCTACGGTGGGGTGAGCATGGAGGAGTGCCTCGCCTCTGACACCTGCCGCTCCTACTTCGCTGCCGGAGTGCCGGGCTCTTTTTACCGGCGGCTCTTCCCCGCGAAATTTGTTGATGTTTTCTATTCGGCATTTTCTCTGCACTGGCTATCTCAG GTACCTGATGTGGTTTTGGACAAGAGATCGACGGCGTACAACAAAGGCAGGATATTCATCCACGGTGCAAATGAGAGCACTGCGGTTGCATACAAGAAACAATTCCAGACTGATTTAGCAGCCTTCTTGAGCTCAAGATCCAGAGAGATGAAGAGGGGAGGGGCCATGTTCTTGGTTTGTTTGGGCCGGACTTGCCCCGATCCGACCGATCAGGGCGGCGCCGGCCTTCTCTTTGGCTCCCACTTTCAGGATGCTTGGGATGATCTTGTTCAAGAG GGTCTAATCAGTAGCGAAAAACGTGACAACTTCAATATCCCTGTGTACGCGCCAAGTCTAGAGGATTTCAAGGAGGTGGTAGAAGCCGATGGCTCTTTCAGCATTAACAAGCTCCAAGTTTTTAAAGGTGGGAGCCCACTGGTGGTGAACCACCCCGACGATGAGGCGGAGATTGGTCGTGCCCTAGCCAACAGCTGCCGTAGCGTCAGCGGTGTCCTTGTTGATGCCCACATCGGAGATAAGCTAAGCGACGAGCTCTTCTCTCGAGTTGCGAGCCGAGCCACGAGCCATGCAAATGAGCTGCTTGACCAGCTTCAGTTCTTTCATATAGTGGCATCCCTTTCTTTAGCTTAG
- the LOC140985259 gene encoding putative BPI/LBP family protein At1g04970 — protein sequence MSRSILAFVLLFLFTLSCNRVQSEEGYVEAEISSKGLDFLKNLLIEKAESSLITLQLPMIEKSLKIPILGNVDAVLSNITIERIHVNKSTLQTGDTGIVMDVSGVFANLTMNWKYSYRTWLLPISVFDKGTATVRVEGLEVGLSLSLMTIHGSPKLSLLDCGCYVDDVSIHLEGGSSWFYQGLVDAFEDKISSAVEDAVSNKIKDAVAKLESSLLSLPKEIPVTDIAILNVTFINDPVLSESSVELKINGLVSSKDGVELLNHYHKLSHDSVSCNQEDKTTKISIHEDVIKSASSVYFEAGKMHWMVDKLPDQSLLNTAEWRFIIPRLYKKYPNHDMNLNISISSLPIVKVGEQNIKATIPLNLVIDVLDEEELIQVACISMMIDVYVVAEISRNAVTGNIKLNKFSLSLEWSNIGELHIHLIQTFMSTLLKTAVLPYLNLKLREGYVLPAFYGYELQDTQILYTDSWIVICSDVGTAK from the exons ATGTCTCGCTCGATTTTGGCTTTTGTGCTACTCTTTTTGTTCACCCTTTCTTGCAATCGTGTTCAATCTGAAGAAGGGTATGTAGAGGCAGAGATATCGAGCAAAGGTCTGGATTTTCTCAAGAATTTGCTGATAGAAAAGGCAGAGTCTTCTTTGATTACACTGCAGCTGCCCATGATTGAGAAGTCTCTGAAAATCCCGATATTAGGTAACGTTGATGCGGTTCTTTCCAACATCACAATTGAAAGAATACACGTGAATAAATCTACTTTGCAAACCGGAGATACTGGAATTGTTATGGATGTTTCTGGCGTCTTTGCGAATTTGACCATGAATTGGAAGTATTCGTACAGAACTTGGCTGCTTCCCATCTCGGTCTTCGACAAGGGAACCGCTACTGTTCGG GTCGAAGGACTGGAAGTTGGCCTCTCTCTCAGTTTGATGACTATACACGGGTCTCCTAAGCTTTCTCTTCTGGATTGTGGATGTTACGTGGATGATGTTTCAATACATTTGGAGGGAGGATCTTCATGGTTTTATCAAGG GTTGGTAGATGCTTTTGAGGATAAAATCAGTTCTGCTGTTGAAGACGCTGTTTCTAACAAAATAAAAGATGCGGTGGCCAAGCTTGAATCTTCATTACTCTCTCTTCCTAAAGAAATACCAGTTACTGATATAGCTATTCTGAATGTCACGTTTATCAATGACCCGGTATTGAGTGAATCATCTGTTGAACTGAAAATCAACGGGTTGGTCTCTTCCAAGGATGGAGTCGAGCTTTTGAACCACTACCATAAACTATCACACGATTCAGTTTCATGCAACCAAGAAGATAAGACGACCAAAATTTCTATTCATGAAGATGTTATCAAGTCAGCATCGTCAGTTTACTTTGAG GCAGGTAAGATGCATTGGATGGTTGATAAATTACCGGATCAATCCCTCTTAAACACAGCTGAGTGGAGGTTTATCATTCCTCGGTTGTATAAGAAGTACCCAAATCACGACATGAATTTGAACATTTCCATTTCATCGCTACCTATCGTAAAAGTTGGAGAGCAGAATATCAAGGCAACAATACCCTTAAATTTGGTGATTGATGTTTTGGATGAGGAGGAATTGATACAGGTTGCATGCATTTCCATG ATGATTGATGTTTATGTGGTTGCTGAAATTTCAAGAAACGCAGTGACTGGAAATATTAAGTTAAATAAGTTCTCTCTGTCTCTTGAGTGGAGCAATATTGGAGAACTGCACATACATCTAATCCAG ACGTTTATGTCCACCTTGCTCAAAACTGCTGTCTTGCCTTACTTAAATCTGAAACTGCGTGAAGGATATGTGCTACCAGCGTTCTATGGTTACGAGCTTCAAGACACCCAAATCCTCTACACAGACTCGTGGATCGTGATATGCAGCGATGTGGGGACTGCAAAATAG
- the LOC140985258 gene encoding uncharacterized protein, which produces MEPLGEIQLPEERSEAVGGKRLAVDDGDVLTEEGSSHKRVKEGGLVVVGDVKKVADMVLVLAAMGKMRGGKGPTEAEKDLMAEARDTLVKICQGFAPKDVFPRDAFGGLIDDLGLNKLKEQRLGFRPPKISISEKLLISKRKMEKAEDFSLPSTPHSSQNLQGNFGQSVESRSAFHPARTSHLDKSSHVTMLSGIQSTSPLTYGTATTSTSLPYQLPTSEIKPMGSSALPSSHLCSTALPSVDRSHPRSNGSSHASHASQVPANLSSNATMRTPAWPVQPQSVSSAKIGDNKGPVNMSLKVEGAADIKSGAVPQTRVMTVAQTTAGPLSRGTNNVHAPHLGNTHAETIKIVQKILQLQGSERPTWIPPSRDYMNRALTCQVCLSTITEVDSVLICDGCEKGYHLKCLQATNQKGVPRGEWHCGKCLSLSNGKALPPKYGRVMRNATPPKVLSNSAAGPFNLSQTIGASGAVKASPPNVAFNGSISMQNVFTEVEVNSYDYQISGTKREVSIGTQKNDVSSTLCGTDNKISSGNDTNNVMKTSTSGSVLSANSAAEKTCGEKFVEINPYPPSKCEIVPHSSDNFQVTVNPQDGNKDQPNDEAKPLKKSLQNNLTVTGSNQLNELEVLGNNSANISGDTWVINKDRSRLHAVSWVGDPLQILDEKIYYSSCCINGHVYKAMDHVLIRFGNEKLVPSRLQSIWEDNNTTTKWVTVNRCYFPGDLPAAVGRPCGLESCEVYESSCGRVLMAGLIDSPCQVLPPRKFTEESERRTVSGTQHCLPPLYLCKWIYDEAKGLFRDISC; this is translated from the exons ATGGAACCTCTGGGGGAGATTCAATTGCCCGAGGAGAGATCGGAGGCTGTCGGTGGCAAGAGGCTGGCGGTGGATGATGGGGATGTGTTGACGGAGGAGGGCTCATCGCATAAGAGAGTTAAGGAAGGGGGCTTGGTTGTGGTTGGGGATGTGAAGAAGGTGGCGGATATGGTGTTGGTGTTGGCTGCAATGGGGAAAATGAGGGGAGGGAAGGGCCCGACTGAGGCTGAGAAGGACTTGATGGCTGAGGCACGTGACACTCTGGTGAAGATTTGTCAAGGTTTTGCCCCCAAGGACGTGTTCCCCAGGGATGCTTTTGGGGGTTTGATCGACGATTTGGGGCTTAATAAGTTGAAAGAGCAGAGGCTAGGGTTTCGCCCTCCCAAAATATCTATTTCTGAGAAGTTGTTGATCTCCAAAAGAAAG ATGGAAAAAGCAGAGGATTTTTCTCTACCATCTACTCCGCATTCATCACAGAATCTGCAGGGGAACTTTGGTCAGTCGGTTGAAAGTCGTTCTGCATTCCATCCTGCTCGAACATCTCATTTAGATAAATCAAGTCACGTGACAATGTTATCTGGAATCCAGTCTACCTCACCTTTGACTTATGGTACTGCCACAACTTCTACATCTTTGCCGTATCAGCTTCCTACCAGTGAGATAAAACCAATGGGTTCCAGTGCATTGCCCTCTAGCCATTTGTGTTCAACAGCATTGCCAAGTGTTGACAGATCCCATCCTAGATCAAATGGTTCTTCACATGCTTCACATGCTTCACAAGTTCCAG CAAATTTGTCGTCTAATGCAACTATGAGGACTCCAGCTTGGCCAGTACAACCTCAATCTGTTTCATCTGCCAAAATTGGAGATAACAAGGGACCAGTTAATATGTCTCTGAAAGTTGAGGGAGCTGCCGATATTAAATCTGGAGCAGTTCCTCAAACAAGGGTTATGACAGTTGCTCAGACGACAGCTGGACCCCTTTCACGAGGCACTAATAATGTCCATGCTCCTCATTTGGGAAATACTCACGCTGAAACCATCAAGATTgttcaaaaaatattacaacTACAGGGTTCTGAACGGCCAACTTGGATTCCACCTTCCAGGGATTATATGAATAGAGCATTAACTTGTCAGGTGTGCCTGTCTACCATAACAGAAGTAGACAGTGTACTTATTTGTGATGGTTGTGAAAAAGGgtatcatttaaaatgccttCAGGCAACCAATCAAAAGGGGGTTCCAAGAGGGGAGTGGCATTGTGGTAAGTGCTTGTCATTGAGCAATGGGAAAGCTCTGCCTCCGAAATATGGTCGTGTCATGAGAAATGCCACTCCTCCCAAGGTTCTTTCCAACTCAGCAGCTGGTCCATTCAATTTGAGCCAAACAATTGGTGCTTCAGGGGCTGTGAAGGCCAGTCCTCCGAATGTAGCTTTTAATGGAAGCATTTCGATGCAAAATGTTTTTACTGAAGTTGAGGTGAATAGCTATGACTATCAGATTTCTGGAACAAAGAGAGAAGTTTCAATAGGAACTCAAAAGAATGATGTTAGCTCGACTCTGTGTGGGACTGACAATAAAATATCTTCTGGGAACGATACTAATAATGTTATGAAAACTTCCACTTCTGGTTCTGTTTTATCTGCAAATTCAGCAGCTGAAAAAACTTGCGGGGAGAAATTTGTTGAAATAAATCCATATCCTCCTTCAAAGTGCGAAATAGTTCCACATTCCTCTGATAATTTCCAGGTAACGGTGAATCCTCAAGATGGTAACAAAGACCAGCCAAATGATGAAGCAAAGCCTTTAAAGAAATCTCTACAAAATAACCTTACGGTGACGGGTTCAAATCAACTAAATGAGCTAGAAGTTTTAGGTAATAACTCGGCAAATATTTCTGGTGATACATGGGTTATAAACAAGGATAGGTCTCGTTTACATGCTGTCAGTTGGGTTGGCGACCCACTTCAAATTTTGGATGAGAAAATCTATTACTCATCATGCTGCATCAATGGACATGTTTATAAAGCTATGGATCATGTCCTAATTCGGTTTGGCAATGAAAAACTTGTACCTTCGAGGCTTCAG TCAATTTGGGAGGATAACAATACTACAACAAAGTGGGTAACTGTAAATCGGTGCTACTTTCCTGGTGATTTACCTGCGGCTGTTGGTCGTCCATGTGGCCTTGAAAGTTGTGAG GTTTACGAGTCTTCTTGTGGTAGAGTTTTGATGGCTGGATTGATAGATAGTCCATGTCAAGTCCTCCCTCCAAGAAAGTTTACCGAAGAGAGTGAAAGGAGAACTGTTTCAGGAACACAACATTGCTTGCCTCCACTCTATTTGTGCAA ATGGATTTATGACGAAGCAAAAGGGCTATTCCGGGATATTTCTTGTTAA
- the LOC140984421 gene encoding phosphatidate cytidylyltransferase 3-like, which translates to MQKENGQTLPSTPTSRVRQRRRSHSQETFSEGISKLNGSHLLDDQTKYRAMWIRTYSSLWMLGGVILILYLGHLYICAMVVVVQIFMVSELFHLRRRVHEDKRLPGFWLVNWYFFFTAMLYVYGRILSQQLVNTVTPDKFFHRLVNGLIKYQMVICYFLYIAGMMWFILTLKKKMYKYQFGQYAWTHMILIVVFTQSSFTVANIFEGIFWFILPASLIAINDVAAYFFGFFFGRTPLIKLSPKKTWEGFIGASIATIISAFLLANILGSFPWMTCPRKDLSTGWLDCDPGQLFKSEYYSFPLWIPQWFPWKGISVMPVQWHALCLGLFASIIAPFGGFFASGLKRAFKIKDFGASIPGHGGFTDRMDCQMVMAIFAYIYFQSFIVTQINSVDMILDQITRNLSFEEQGRLYHMLGQLFKEQLSGNS; encoded by the exons ATGCAGAAGGAAAATGGTCAGACCTTACCATCAACACCGACCAGTAGAGTTCGTCAACGTAGACGTTCACACTCACAAGAG ACTTTTTCCGAAGGCATAAGCAAATTAAATGGCAGCCACTTGCTTGATGATCAAACCAAATACAGAGCCATGTGGATTCGAACCTATTCATCTTTATGGATGCTTGGGGGAGTCATACTTATTCTGTATTTGGGCCATCTTTATATTTGTGCAATGGTTGTCGTCGTCCAAATATTCATGGTATCAGAACTTTTCCATTTACGTAGAAGAGTTCATGAAGATAAGAGGCTTCCAGGATTTTGGCTCGTCAATTG GTATTTTTTCTTCACGGCAATGCTTTATGTTTATGGACGAATTCTCAGTCAACAACTTGTTAATACTGTAACTCCAGATAAATTCTTCCACAGACTTGTGAATGGCCTAATCAAGTATCAGATGGTCATTTGTTATTTTCTTTACATTGCAG GAATGATGTGGTTCATTCTTACTCTGAAAAAGAAGATGTACAAGTATCAGTTTGGTCAGTATGCATGGACGCACATGATTCTTATAGTGGTCTTTACGCAGTCCTCGTTCACGGTCGCAAATATTTTCGAAGGAATATTCTG GTTTATTCTTCCGGCCTCCCTCATAGCAATCAATGATGTAGCTGCATATTTTTTTGGCTTCTTCTTTGGTAGAACACCATTAATCAAACTATCCCCGAAGAAGACATGGGAGGGATTTATTGGAGCATCTATCGCTACTATAATTTCTGCATTTCTG CTTGCAAATATTTTGGGAAGTTTTCCGTGGATGACATGTCCAAGAAAG GATCTATCAACTGGTTGGCTTGATTGTGATCCTGGGCAGCTTTTCAAGTCAGAGTATTATTCGTTTCCTCTTTGGATACCTCAATGG TTCCCTTGGAAGGGAATATCGGTCATGCCAGTGCAGTGGCATGCTTTATGCTTAGGCTTGTTTGCATCAATTATAGCACCCTTCGGAGGATTTTTTGCTAGCGGTTTGAAGAGAGCGTTCAAGATCAAG GATTTTGGAGCCAGTATTCCAGGGCATGGTGGTTTTACTGATCGAATGGATTGCCAG ATGGTCATGGCTATATTTGCTTACATTTATTTTCAATCCTTCATCGTCACTCAGATCAATTCAGTAGATATGATATTGGATCAG ATTACAAGAAACCTCAGCTTCGAGGAGCAGGGAAGACTGTATCATATGCTTGGTCAACTATTCAAAGAACAGCTATCTGGGAATTCTTGA